The following is a genomic window from Taeniopygia guttata chromosome 11, bTaeGut7.mat, whole genome shotgun sequence.
TTTGgctgctgccccttccctgccttCCGTGCCAGTGTTCCTGGTCTGATGATTTCCATACCTCTGTGTGAGCAAAGCTGTACAAGATGGGTGTCACGCAGGTGCTGCCCACATGGGGAGCTTTCCCCACTTTtggaggggcacagggggagcaAGGTGTGGCCCGGCCCCTCACCTGGCTTGGATGGAGCCAATTCCAGGGCTGGACTGTGCTGCTGTGCCGTCCTGCACTCCTTGGCCCTtggctcagcccctgctccagtTCTAGGGCACTTGCAGCCATTTCTGCATGGATTAAAGGCCATATCGtagtagatgtggcacttggggacgtggTGGTGGCCTCAGCAGTACTCGGGAGTGGGTGGACTGATCTTGGGGTCTTTTTCCATcccaaatgattctgtgatacttCAAGTGGCGCCACAGGAGCTCAGGAGAAACTGGGGGATTCTGGCCAATCCTCGTGGCTTTGGGGGAATCCCAgactggctgtccctgggcagggctgatGGGTCACTGGGATGTGTTGGTGgggccagagctgctccaggagcactcacccgggatggggatggggatggggatggggatggggatggggatggggatgggatgggatgggatgggatgggatgggatgggatgggatgggatgggatgggatgggatgggatgggatgggatgggatgggatggggcactcagtgctggagtcctggcacagctgcatgGTTCCTGGGCACTTCAAAGAGGCAAGATAAGCCTGCTGAGGTGTTGCCTGTGTCCAGTTACCACGGTGTCCCTCCAGCCCCTGTGCCCAGTCCATGTCCTGCTGTGTGTTGGTGCCTCCTGCCCTACCGAGccgtgctggggctgtggggggagtGGGAAGGAGAGTGGCCTATTTctgccaggcaggctggggatTAGCTCCCGAAGCCCGGGCCCTGCGCTGCCCTCGTGCTTGTTAGCCCTGTCTGCATTTTAATCCCTCCAAATTTGAGCTAATTACATCATCTTCAGAAAGCTGGGCTGACAGCACCGCAgtgctggggggacaggggtgggTGGGGGGTCCCGGGCTGGGGACTCAGCACATGGGGCTCCATGTGCATGGAATGTGGGTCTGGATGCTCCAGCATGTGGGGAGGGATCCcgctgggtttggggggaccCCACCCTTGGGTATGGGCTGTGGGGGGCAGGACCAAGGTGGCCTTGGGTACCCCAGGGGGAGCGgctggggagggtggggggcGGTGGCTGTGCCATGGGGGTCTCACTTGGAGCaggagctcctgccctggcacggCCGGCGGTGCTGGGGACCCTGCGGACCCCGCTCAGCCCCGGGGCGGGGTGGGCTCCGCTGCGGAGCCGGCAGCGAGGCAGTTAACGGAGCTTGTCATCCATCTCCCTCTCAGGGCTCCGCTCCCGAGCTGCAGCTTGAGTCAGTTGTGTGGAGGTGGCAGCGGCAGCAGCTCCGGCACACCGGCACGGCGGGCACACCGGCACACCGGGCACACCGGGCACACCGGCACGGCGGGCACGCCCCgagccagcccctgccctgccgtGTCCCAGCCCAGGCCACCAGCACCCAGGTGAGGGGGCGACGGGCAGGGTGGGACCCGCTGTCCCCTCCACCGAGCGATGGATGATGCCAAGGGGTGCCTGCCATCCCGGGGATGGGGACGGTGCCCACCGGAGCTGGGGCACCGGAGCCGTGTGCCGGGAGGGCCCGGGCACTGCGTGACTTCCCCAGGAAACTTCGGGCGGGCtgggcagcgagggcacaggtGGGCAGGGTGCTGCCAGGCTCCGGGGGCAGCACGGACGCTGTCCCCAGCACGGGGGGAACGTGTCACCCGGTGCCACAGACACGGAGTTGGTGTCCCCGCTCCCCTCCGCTGAGCCCTGCCCAGGGAGTGGAGGGGGTTTCTGCTCCACAGCCCCACACGGAGCGCTCCAGGGTGGGTACCCCACCCCACTTAGGTCCCCCCTCCCCTCGGGACACATCCTGCCCTGGGgtggggctgggacagagctgggcacGGCCCTGCAGGACCGTGTGagccccccacagccctgcccatgGTGTTGGCTGGCACTTGGGGGTACCCGGGCAGTGCCACGAGATGCCCGGCTCCCCTCACCCCGCTGCGCTTTGATGCCTTGCAGGGCCCCGCGGAGCCATCGGGACTGGAACCGACCACCCCACCTCGGAGGGTGGCccggggcccctctgccccacGCCTGTCCTGCCACCGGGACCGTGCCCCGGGCATGACGGGCACCTGCCCGGCTCCCTGACGGCGCCCGaggccgcggccgccccgctcGCCCCCCATGCCCTTCGCCCACGGGGCCGCCGGTGCCCGGCCGCGCCCGGCCGGCATGGGCGGCGTGCCCGAGCCGTGCCCGCAGGCCCCGCTGGCCGTGCTGTCCAAGGTGGAGCTGCGGGTCAGCTGTAAACACCTCCTGGACCGCGACACCCTCAACAAGTCGGACCCCTGCGTCCTGCTGCTGATGCAGTCCCAGGGCCAGTGGATGGAGGTAGGAGAGCGGGGGGCACCGCTGGCACCCACCGAGCCGGGACGTGgcggggctgggcacagggcgGTGGGTgcagggggctgcagggtggGGTGCGGGAGATGGTGGGGGGCGAGGTGCAGGGTGCAGAACGGGGGTCAGggtgcaggagctggtgggGAGCAGAGTGCAGGTCTCAGAGCAGGGTACAGGGTGCAGAAAGGGGCACAGGGTTCAGAGCAGGGTACAGGGTGCAGAAAGGGGCACAGGGTTCAGAGCAGGGTACAGGGTGCAGAAAGGGGCACAGGGTTCAGAGCAGGGTACAGGAGACAGTGCAGACCGGGGTACAGGGTGCAGAAAGGGGTGCTAGGTGCAGAACAGGGTGCAGGGTTCAGACCAGGGTACAGGGTGCAGAACAGGGTGCAGGGTTCAGAGCAGGGTACAGGGTGCAGAGCAGGGGTGCAGGAGATGGTGCAGAGTAGGGTGCATGGTGCAAAACCGGTTGCAGGGTTCAGACCACATGCAGGAGACAATGAAGGGTCAGGGTTCAGAGCGGGGTACAGGGTTCAGAACGGGGTACAGGGTTCAGAACGGGGTGCGAGGTGCAGAACAGGGTACAGGGTGCAGGATGGGGTGCAGGAGATGATGCAGAGTAGGGTGCACAGTGCAGAACAGGTTGCAGAGTGCAGAACGGGGTCCCGGGGGTGcggcagggtgggcagggcacCGTGGGGCACCCGGCAGCCCGTGGGGATGGTGCCAACACTGGGTCACATCCAGCTCgctgtggggctgcagcggggccggggagcAGCTCCCGAGTGGCTCCACTGCcccgggacagggacaagggacatCTCAGCTCCCGCTGGGGTGGCGCAGGGCTGGAGGGCTGGTGCTGACgctggcagtggggctggcagACACCGGGatggcactggggctggcacggctccttccatccctccccacGCTGAGCTCGGGGCTGGCAGCGGCGGCTCCGCTCTAATCGCGGCCGCTCAGCGGCGGATTTAGCGCTAAACCCTCGCGTGTCATCGGCTCTGCTGGAGCCGGCGGGCACCGGGGAGTGGGGGACAGGGGCCCCGTGCCAGCCGCGGTGTGCCGTGCCATGCAGACACTCGCACCCGGCTGTGCCACCGTGCTCCGTGCCACACTCTGTGCCAGGCACCAGCCAGCTCCCAGAGGCAGGAGGGACCTCCTGAGCCGCCTTTTGGAGTGActcctgtgcctgtgtgccCCAGATGAGGGGGTGCCCGAacctggctctgccctgggtCCGGGGGGTGCCAGGACCCAACACCCCCATCCCCAGGATCAGGGGCTGCCCGTGCAGAGGGACGCTGGTGGCCACGGCAGGGTGGCAGCAGTGTGGGCTTGGCAGATGATGCTGGACTGGGCAGGCAgtgggcaggggccagggctggcagggtgcCCTGGCCAGGATGTGTCCCCTTGAGTCAACCTGGCAGGGACGGCTGCGGGGGAGGCTCTGGAACTGCTCAGCACCCGCTGCCCGCCGgggccaccagggctggggctggtgacCCCCAGGCATGGCCACCCCAGGATGGGCACAGCAGCGTGTCCTGGCACCAGcccacagctgagctggggcagagtATCCCCGTGGATGAGCACAGGGAGCCCAGTGGGAGCAGCGTCCCAgacccagggctggcagggctgggggctgtggggggcaCAAGGGGCTCCTCCAAATGCCATTCACTCGGGCACAGCGGGTCCTTCACTGCATTCCCTGTTCCTGCACCCCTGTCCCTTCATCCTTCACTCTCTCACCCCTGTACCCCTCAGCCTGGCACGTCCCATCCCTCCATGTCCCCTCACAACAGCCCATCCCGCCCCCCTGCCTCCCCACGCCGCCTCCCCATCCCCGTGAGCTCTGCCCCCCAAGGCCCTGTGCCAATGCCACGCAGGTGGATCGCAGCGAGGTGATCAAGAGCAACCTGAACCCCGTCTTCGCCAAGATCTTCACAGTCGATTACTACTTCGAGGAGGTGCAGAAGCTGCGCTTCGAGGTGTACGACAGCCACGGCCAGGCCGGCGTGGGCACGCACGACGACGACTTCCTGGGGGGCACGGAGTGCACCGTGGGGCAGGTGAGCCTGGGCACCCCCGGGGACCCCGCAGCGATGTCCCCTCCCCAACGCTGGGCTCTCGCAGATCGTGGCGCAGAAACGGGTGACGAAGCCGCTGTTCCTCAAGTACGGGAAGTTCGCGGGCAAGTCCACGATCACGGTGAGCGCCACGCCGGGGGCGGCACTGGGGCGGGTGGCACCGGGCAGGGGCGCTGGGGTGGCACCAAACCCGGGCACGTGGGTGACACCGGGCAGGGGCGCTGGGGTGGCACCAAACACGGGCAcgtgggtggcactggggtgggtGACACCGGGCAGGGGCGCTGGGGTGGCACCAAACCCGGGCAcgtgggtgacactggggtgggTGACACTGAGCAggggcactggggtggcaccaAACCCAGGCCCGTGGGTGGCACCAGGATGGGGTGTGCAGGTGACGTGGGGCTGGAATCCCGGGATGACACCAGACAGGACACGTGGATGGCACTGGGACGGCATCAAACTGGGACACCTGGGTGGCACTGGACTGGATTATTAGGGTGGCACAGACTCTTGGAGTTGGGGAGGGCTCAGGGTCCCAGATGGCACCTGCTGGCCATCCTGAAGgcccctcctgtgctggggaggcaCGTGGgaccctgtcccctcccagggcACCACAGGGAGGTGGTGGGCAGGGGGGcaaagctgtgccaggctctgagCATCTGCGCCACCTCTCAGATCATCTCGGAGGAGATCTCGGGGAACAACGGCTACGTGGAGCTCGCCTTCCGCGCCAAGAAACTGGACGACAAGGTGAGCCAGGTGCCAGGGGGGACACAGGACAGGGTGGGCAGGGTGGGCACTGCTCCCTCCCATCCTCCTCCCCCAGGACCTCTTCAGCAAGTCAGATCCCTTCCTGGAGATCTACCGCATCGACGACGACCGCAGCGAGCAGCTGGTGTACCGCACCGAGGTGGGGCACGGCGGCACCgggcccccgccgccccggggctccccggccccgctgagccccccacccccctcctgCAGGTGGTGAAGAACAACCTCAGCCCCATCTGGGAGCCCTTCAAAGTCTCCCTCAACTCGCTCTGCAGCTGtgaggagaagaggaagctgAGGGTGAGGAAGAATGATGAAGACCTCTattcctgccctgggggcatctgtgccccagctcccctgggggtgtgctggtgccagggctgagcccccctagtgccagggctgagcccccctggtgccagggctgagccGTGCCCATCGCAGTGCGTGGTGTGGGACTACGACTCGCGGGGCAAGCACGACTTCATCGGGGAGTTCTTCACCACCTTCGAGGAGATGCAGAAGGCGATGGGGGAGAACAaggtgggacatggggacacggggatggccTGAGGGTCACCctgtgtgctgccagcagagcctgtCCTAGCAGCCaccttccagctcctcctctgggTTTGGCATCATTTTCTTCTTGTTGCCCTCCTGTTTGGGGAAGGgatggtgggtttggggtcttCTGGGGAGTCACGGGTGGGGTGTGGCTGGGAGTGGGGGAAGGCAGCCGCACCCTGGGCCTGGGGGTGCAGGGTCACTGGGCCCCCGGGGCCGTGGGGTCCCCACGGGGCCGAGTGGCACCGGGGGTGCCCCGGCGGGGGCTGCAGGCAGCGCGGGTGCCGTGCCACAGGTGCAGTGGGACTGCATGAACCCCAAGTACAAGATCAAGAAGCGCAACTATAAGAATTCGGGGGTCGTGGTGCTGCTGGACCTGAAGGTGAGTACCTGGGAGCCGTGCCAGGCCGTGCCAGGCCATGCCCGGCTCCGTGGGCCGCCTGACGCAGATCCCTCTGGAAGATCCACAGGGTTTACTCCTTCCTGGATTACATCATGGGCGGCTGCCAGATCCATTTCACGGTGAGCAGCGTCCCCTCCGCGCCCCGCAGGGACACACTGGTGGCCCTGCTCACCCTGGGGACCCTCACTGCCCCCCGCCAGGTGGCCATCGACTTCACGGCCTCCAACGGGGACCCCCGGaacagctgctccctgcactaCATCAACCCCTACCAGCCCAACGAGTACCTCAAGGCACTGGTGGCCGTGGGCGAGATCTGCCAGGACTACGACAGGTTGGTGGCTCTGGCAGGTCTCCCGGGGCCACACACATGCTGGTGATGTCCACTCTGGGTCGGGATCTGCTGGTGACAGGCACTCAGTGCTGGCACCggggctcctcacagcccttccCTTGCAGCGATAAGAAATTCTCAGCTCTGGGCTTCGGTGCCAGGATCCCCCCCAAGTACGAGGTGAGGGGGTCTCAGGGCCCCGTGGGACCCCGGGGATGTTCTCGTCCCTCTGGGTATCCTCGGCTGTGGCACTGGTGGGGCTCGGCAGATGCCGGGGGCTGTGGTAGGGGCTGCAccagctgcccctcctcttcctccctccctccaggtCTCCCACGACTTCGCCATCAACTTCAACCCCGACAACGATGAGTGTGAGGGTGAGTCCAGCTCCAGAGGGGCCGGATCCATGGCTGGGATGCCCCTCACCCCTCACACACCCCACAGGCATCCAGGGCGTGGTGGAGTCCTACCAGAGCTGCCTGCCCAAGATCCAGCTCTACGGCCCCACCAACGTGGCCCCCATCATCTCCAAGGTGGCTCGCGTGGCGGCCGACGAGGAGCGGACCAAGGAGGCGTCGGTGGGTCCCTGTGCCCCGCCGGGGCTGGGCCGAGACCTCGCACATTGGTGACCCTCGTGAGGGGCTGGCTGTGGGTCAGGCAGCCCCCGAgcgtccctgtccccccagcaATATTTCATCCTGCTGATCCTGACGGACGGCGTGGTGACGGACATGGCGGACACGCGCGAGGCCATCGTCCGCGCCTCCTACCTGCCCATGTCCATCATCATCGTCGGCGTGGGCAACGCCGACTTCACCGACATGCAGATCCTGGACGGGGACGATGGTGTCCTGCGCTCCCCCAAGGGCGAGCCCGTCCTGCGCGACATCGTCCAGTTCGTCCCGTTCCGCGAGTTCAAGAACGTGAGTGGGGCGGCCACgagctcctgcctgtccctgcctgcccctcccggcccttcccttccctcctctctgctcccatcccctcctgtcccctcccggccCTTTCCATCCCCTCCCggcccttccctcccctcccgtcccctcctgtcccctcccggccCTTTCCATCCCCTCCCggcccttccctcccctcccgtcccctcctgtcccctcccggccCTTTCCATCCCCTCCCGGCCCTTTCCATCCCCTCCCGTCccctctttccctctcccattcATCTCCTCCCTCCCGTCCCTTTCTGTCCCTCCGGTCCTCTCCCGTCCCCTCCGCACTTGGCGGCGCGGGGAGCCGGTGTCCCGCGGCTCagcccggtgtcccggtgtcccggtgtcccgcgGCTCagcccggtgtcccggtgtcccggtgtgccggtgtcccggtgtcccgcgGCTCagcccggtgtcccggtgtcccgcaGGCGTCGCCCACAGCCCTGGCCAAGTGCGTGCTGGCGGAGGTGCCCAAGCAGGTGGTGGAGTACTACAGCTACAAAGCGTTccccccgcgctgcccccgaccccccagccccgagcccagcctgggctccccCCACTGAGGGACCCCCCCAGCTCCAACCTCGCCTTTCCCCACTGagggaccccccagccccaacCTCGCCTTTCCCCACTGAGGGACCCCCGCGCCCCAACCTCGCCTTTCCCCACTGAGGGAcccccgagccccgagcccagCCTCGGCTCCCCCCGTGAGacacccccagtgccccccagctTTGGGTTGCCCCAGTGAACCCCCAGTCCCAACGTGCCCCAGCGAGACCCCCGCTCTGTCCCGGTGGCCTGGGGACTCACGGGGTCCCCgccaggccctgccctgccacagcccccccggctgggacatggggacaccccggcccccccagcactgcccaacCCCGCTGGTCTGCGCCTGTGGCCCGGACccccccccgctgtcccc
Proteins encoded in this region:
- the CPNE7 gene encoding copine-7, yielding MPFAHGAAGARPRPAGMGGVPEPCPQAPLAVLSKVELRVSCKHLLDRDTLNKSDPCVLLLMQSQGQWMEVDRSEVIKSNLNPVFAKIFTVDYYFEEVQKLRFEVYDSHGQAGVGTHDDDFLGGTECTVGQIVAQKRVTKPLFLKYGKFAGKSTITIISEEISGNNGYVELAFRAKKLDDKDLFSKSDPFLEIYRIDDDRSEQLVYRTEVVKNNLSPIWEPFKVSLNSLCSCEEKRKLRCVVWDYDSRGKHDFIGEFFTTFEEMQKAMGENKVQWDCMNPKYKIKKRNYKNSGVVVLLDLKIHRVYSFLDYIMGGCQIHFTVAIDFTASNGDPRNSCSLHYINPYQPNEYLKALVAVGEICQDYDSDKKFSALGFGARIPPKYEVSHDFAINFNPDNDECEGIQGVVESYQSCLPKIQLYGPTNVAPIISKVARVAADEERTKEASQYFILLILTDGVVTDMADTREAIVRASYLPMSIIIVGVGNADFTDMQILDGDDGVLRSPKGEPVLRDIVQFVPFREFKNASPTALAKCVLAEVPKQVVEYYSYKAFPPRCPRPPSPEPSLGSPH